One genomic region from Amycolatopsis sp. FBCC-B4732 encodes:
- a CDS encoding DinB family protein yields MAGNVRPVADERDGLLSFLEQQRYVLRLAAHGLTDDQARLAATKSSLSVGGLIKHVATTENSWLDTILQVPQKPFAESVAEYQSAHRLGEDETLAGVLARYDEVAKRTADVIGGIEDLGQAVPVPKDVPWFPKDVDAWSVRWVLLHLIQETARHAGHADIIREHVDGGTAMPLMAAAEGWPESPFIKPWTPQPA; encoded by the coding sequence ATGGCGGGAAACGTGCGTCCGGTGGCCGACGAGCGTGACGGGCTGCTGAGCTTCCTGGAGCAGCAGCGGTACGTGCTCAGGTTGGCCGCACACGGGCTGACCGACGATCAGGCGCGGCTCGCGGCGACGAAGAGCTCGCTGTCGGTGGGCGGGCTGATCAAGCACGTCGCGACCACCGAGAACAGCTGGCTGGACACGATCCTTCAGGTGCCCCAGAAGCCGTTCGCGGAGAGCGTGGCCGAGTACCAGTCGGCGCACCGGCTGGGCGAGGACGAGACGCTGGCGGGCGTGCTGGCCCGCTACGACGAGGTCGCGAAGCGGACGGCCGACGTCATCGGCGGGATCGAGGACCTGGGCCAGGCGGTCCCGGTGCCGAAGGACGTGCCGTGGTTCCCGAAGGACGTCGACGCCTGGTCGGTCCGCTGGGTCCTGCTGCACCTGATCCAGGAGACGGCCCGCCACGCGGGCCACGCGGACATCATCCGCGAGCACGTCGACGGCGGCACGGCGATGCCGCTGATGGCGGCGGCCGAGGGCTGGCCGGAGTCCCCGTTCATCAAGCCCTGGACGCCCCAGCCCGCCTGA
- a CDS encoding methylated-DNA--[protein]-cysteine S-methyltransferase, with translation MTTGFTVFDTAIGVCGLAWRDDVVVGTSLPEGSGARTRAWLLRRFPDAVEEPPPAAVRAAVDGIVALLGGARPDLASVALDLASVPEFHRRAYEVARTIPPGRTLTYGDIAHRLGQPGSAQAVGQAMGNNPFPIIVPCHRVLAAGGKDGGFSARGGVGTKRRMLVIEGALADEPTLF, from the coding sequence ATGACGACCGGCTTCACGGTGTTCGACACGGCGATCGGGGTCTGCGGGCTCGCGTGGCGCGACGACGTCGTGGTCGGCACGTCCCTGCCCGAAGGCAGTGGCGCGCGGACCCGCGCGTGGCTGCTCCGGCGGTTCCCGGACGCCGTCGAGGAGCCGCCGCCCGCCGCGGTCCGGGCGGCGGTGGACGGGATCGTGGCGCTGCTGGGCGGCGCGCGGCCGGACCTGGCCTCGGTGGCGCTGGACCTGGCTTCGGTGCCGGAGTTCCACCGCCGGGCGTACGAGGTCGCGCGGACGATCCCGCCGGGCAGGACGCTGACCTACGGCGACATCGCGCACCGGCTCGGGCAGCCCGGATCGGCGCAGGCCGTCGGGCAGGCGATGGGGAACAACCCGTTCCCGATCATCGTGCCGTGCCACCGGGTGCTGGCCGCGGGCGGCAAGGACGGCGGCTTCTCGGCGCGCGGCGGGGTCGGAACGAAACGCCGGATGCTGGTCATCGAAGGCGCGCTGGCGGACGAGCCCACGCTGTTCTGA
- a CDS encoding VOC family protein, whose protein sequence is MLDHLVYAGPDLAAAVARVADLTGVTPAPGGSHTGLGTANHLADLGAGMYLEVIGPDPAQPEPLAPRPFGIDALTEPALVAWAVRTPDLDATIAAARARGFDPGDPREMSRETAGGETLHWRLTPPTAPGSLRPFLIDWGSTPHPTTRGLPSLPLLMVTATHPDPASVHTATEALGLEFLVRRTEKASLTAALRTPDGRQVALS, encoded by the coding sequence GTGCTCGATCACCTCGTCTACGCCGGCCCCGACCTCGCCGCCGCCGTCGCCCGCGTCGCCGACCTGACCGGGGTCACCCCGGCCCCCGGCGGCAGCCACACCGGCCTCGGCACCGCCAACCACCTCGCCGACCTCGGCGCGGGGATGTACCTGGAGGTGATCGGCCCGGACCCGGCGCAGCCGGAGCCGCTCGCGCCCCGCCCGTTCGGCATCGACGCCCTCACCGAGCCGGCGCTGGTCGCGTGGGCGGTCCGCACCCCCGACCTCGACGCGACGATCGCGGCGGCCCGCGCCCGCGGCTTCGACCCGGGCGACCCGCGGGAGATGTCCCGCGAGACGGCCGGGGGCGAGACGCTGCACTGGCGCCTGACCCCGCCGACCGCGCCGGGCTCGCTCCGCCCGTTCCTGATCGACTGGGGCAGCACCCCGCACCCGACGACCCGCGGCCTGCCGTCCCTGCCGCTGCTGATGGTGACGGCCACCCATCCGGACCCGGCCTCGGTCCACACGGCGACGGAAGCGCTCGGCCTGGAGTTCCTGGTCCGCCGCACGGAAAAGGCGTCCCTCACAGCGGCCCTGCGCACCCCGGACGGCCGTCAGGTCGCCCTCAGCTAG
- a CDS encoding S8 family serine peptidase, producing the protein MRRLILVTAVLLGLIATPAAADPLVMPHVVVTHHTWWAEQVIKHAGGTVVASYPQIGVVVAYTAKDDFAAKVRATPGIDAVGATRTAKVPKEFFAPRKDVRYTGPNSPNSGQVPPEGTAWDVPALHLPEAHAVTEGSKRTVVGVLDVGVDDTHPDLAPAFDRKDSVSCLAGWADRSPGAWRPTLDGHGTHVAGTIAAARNGTGVVGVAPGVRIAAVKLAELDDTETAESMVCGFVWAAEHGFAVTNNSYRSIPWRYNCDDQPDQAAAKLAVGRAVAYAQRRNVLVVASAGNAGIDLDTRSADRESPADSTPVERAIDPTCTRLPHELPGVVGTGALDEKLVKASFSNYSASRISVAAPGARVWSTWPNGEYRSASGTSMAAPHASGVAALIASEHPRWSAERVKQALYATATPLPCPDAVCTPIAGGTTYYGRGMVDAASAVGAG; encoded by the coding sequence GTGCGGCGACTGATCCTGGTGACGGCAGTGCTGCTCGGCTTGATCGCCACTCCGGCGGCCGCGGACCCGCTGGTCATGCCGCACGTCGTCGTCACGCACCACACGTGGTGGGCGGAGCAGGTGATCAAGCACGCCGGCGGCACGGTCGTCGCGAGCTACCCGCAGATCGGCGTCGTCGTCGCGTACACCGCGAAGGACGACTTCGCCGCGAAGGTCCGTGCGACACCGGGCATCGACGCCGTCGGCGCGACGCGCACCGCGAAGGTCCCGAAGGAGTTCTTCGCGCCTCGCAAGGACGTCCGCTACACCGGCCCGAACTCGCCGAACTCCGGTCAGGTCCCGCCCGAAGGCACCGCGTGGGACGTCCCGGCGCTGCACCTGCCCGAAGCGCACGCGGTCACCGAAGGCAGCAAGCGCACCGTCGTCGGCGTGCTCGACGTCGGCGTCGACGACACCCACCCGGACCTCGCGCCGGCCTTCGACCGCAAGGATTCCGTGTCCTGCCTGGCCGGCTGGGCCGACCGGAGCCCCGGCGCCTGGCGGCCCACGCTCGACGGCCACGGCACGCACGTCGCCGGCACGATCGCCGCCGCCCGCAACGGAACCGGCGTCGTCGGGGTCGCTCCCGGCGTCCGGATCGCCGCCGTCAAGCTGGCCGAACTCGACGACACCGAGACGGCCGAGAGCATGGTCTGCGGGTTCGTCTGGGCCGCGGAGCACGGGTTCGCCGTGACCAACAACAGCTACCGCTCGATCCCGTGGCGCTACAACTGCGACGACCAGCCGGACCAGGCCGCGGCGAAGCTCGCCGTCGGCCGCGCGGTCGCGTACGCCCAGCGCCGGAACGTCCTCGTCGTCGCCTCGGCCGGCAACGCCGGGATCGACCTCGACACCCGCTCGGCCGACCGCGAAAGCCCGGCCGACAGCACCCCGGTGGAACGCGCGATCGACCCGACGTGCACGCGGCTGCCGCACGAGCTGCCCGGCGTCGTCGGCACCGGTGCGCTCGACGAGAAGCTCGTCAAAGCGAGCTTCTCGAACTACTCGGCGTCGCGGATCAGCGTCGCCGCGCCCGGCGCGCGCGTCTGGTCGACCTGGCCGAACGGCGAATACCGGTCGGCGAGCGGGACGTCGATGGCCGCGCCGCACGCGAGCGGCGTCGCCGCCCTGATCGCGAGCGAACACCCGCGGTGGAGCGCCGAGCGCGTCAAGCAGGCCCTGTACGCCACGGCGACGCCGCTGCCGTGCCCCGACGCCGTCTGCACGCCGATCGCGGGCGGGACGACGTACTACGGCCGCGGAATGGTCGATGCGGCGAGCGCGGTCGGCGCGGGATGA